Within Deltaproteobacteria bacterium CG11_big_fil_rev_8_21_14_0_20_42_23, the genomic segment CTGGCAATTCTATGTTTTGTCCCAAATGAAGTATTCGTAGAGACGCATTGCAATGCGTCTCTACAATTATTTGCATCATTACAGGCAAAAACAAAAATTGTTAGAGGAGATCCTTCGTTACACTCAGGATGACGGCAAAGTGCGAATCCCTGACCTCCAAAACAAAAAAAACCGAAAGCCTTGTAAGACTTTCGGTTTTACATTTTCTCTAAAATTAAAACTTAAAATGCTTTTTGAAGAGTTTTTACTTTTTCAGTTTGTTTTGCCAAGCGTGCAAGCCAAGCGTCTTTTTTTCCAAGTTTCTGTTGGCATAATTTTGCGAGTGGAAGTTTTTTCGCTTTGTTCAATTCTTTTACTTGAGCATTAAGCAGGTCACGTTCTTTCTGTGCGCGCTTTTGCTGGTAGCCAATTGTTTCTGCTCGTTTTGCCAGGTACGCTTTGATGTGCTTTTTGTACGCAGCTTCGAAGGCTTTTTTGCCTTCATCTGAAGTTCTTTTGATGGCTTTTTCTTTGAGTTCGGGATGCTCAGCAAGAAATGCTTTCCATGTGTACTTCTGTTGCAATGACATAATATCTCCTTCATTTTTTCACCTAAGCCAAAGCCTAGGTATCAGCCGGGAGTTTGTCCTCCTGGATGATTTTTGGTTGAGCGCCGCTACTAAGGCAGATTTCCCGCGAGGTCAAGGGGAATTCAGGAGAAGGCTGCTTTTCTTGGCCAGTTTGGCCTTTATAAACCTTTTACAACGCCAAGTGTGGGAAAAGTTTTTCCAGAACGGGGAGGGTGACTTTCCCAGCCTTTGTTTGCAAGCCTTTGCCCAGGGCCTCGTTTTGCTCTAGGGCTTCAGAGATGCCTCTGTTGGCAAGCTCTAAAACATACGGAAAAGTTGCCTTGGTAAGCGCTTCCGTTGAGGTGCGCGGAGTGAGCGCTGGCATATTGGTAACGCAGTAGTGGATAATGCCCTCTTCCACAAAGGTGGGTTCTTCGTGCGAAGTGGGGCGCGAGGTTTCAACGCATCCGCCTTGGTCGATGGCAATGTCTACGATTACCGATCCCTCTTCCATGGCTTTCAAGTGAGAACGACATAACAAATGAGGAGCTTTATCACCGGTTACGAGCACGGCGCCGATAAGCAAATCAGCTTTTGCCGTCCACTCTGCGATGGCTTCGGCACTGGATTTGATAGCCAAAATTTTTCCTTTATACTTCTCTTCGATGTACTTGAGTTTTTCCTCTTTCACATCCAAGACAACTGTTTGTGCACCAATGCCGGCTGCAACTTCAGCTGCATTAAGGCCTGCATGTCCGCCGCCAAGTACAACCACGCATCCTTTCTTCGTGCCTGTAACACCACCAAGCAACAAACCTTTTCCACCGTGAACGCGATGAAGAAGTGTTGTGCCCACTTGAGCTCCCACGCGGCCAGCAACTTCACTCATGGGAATAAGCAACGGAAGAGAATTGTCTTTGCATTCCACGGTTTCGTAACCGATGGAAGTAACGCCGTATTTGCACAAGGCATCTGCAAGCGGGGGAACGCTGGCTAAATGTAAAAAGGTGAAAAGATTGAGGTTGTCGCGAAAGTATTGATACTCCTGCTCCAGCGGTTCTTTCACTTTTACGATAAGCTCGGCATTTTTCCACACTTCTGCTGCTGTCTCGCAAATGCTTGCACCAGCAGATTCGTAGCGGGCATTGGAAAATCCAGAAAGCTTTCCGGCATGTGTTTCGACAAAAACTTTATGACCTTTTTCAACCAAAAGGCGTGCTCCTTCTGGGGTGAGAGCCACGCGGGTTTCTTTCACTTTAATTTCTTTTGGAACGCCAATAATCATCCTTTTCTCCATTCGTCATTTTTCGCTGAGAGCTCTATGCAAATTGGCCTGGAAAGACAATAGCTTTGTGCAGCTTTGGCCAGAAGGTGAAAAAGTGATGTTTATATCTTAAATGGGACAACTTTTTCACCAAAAGTACGAAAAAAACAGGACAAGCAGAACAAAGTGTGTTTGAAGAACGCAATTTTTAGAGGAAAGGGATTATGTCTATTCGGGTTTCAGCTCATTTGGTACATCAGCTTGAGGTATTTTACCGAGAGCAAGATACCCCCAAATCCCTTCGCTTTCGCGAGATATCAAGAGATGATGGCAGCGATTTAGTTGTGCTTGAAACCACTTCCCAGGCAGCTGTTTATCTTTCTCGTTTATATCCAGCTCACCGAGTTGATGTTGGCTTCAGATATTTTTTAAGATCACTCCATCGTTTTGATCGAGAACGTTGGAGTGCGTTATCCCTCTTTGAGGCATCCCCATTATTACAAGATTTTGTAGCATCGCAGAGGGATTCAGATTTTTCGCCTGAGCAAGTTGCAAAAAATCTTATTGTCATGCGAACCAATCTTGCAAAAGATATTGCAGCGCATCTGCAAGGTCATGCCGGATTTGACGAATTCAAATATCCTTTAAGTTTGATGGCAAGAGCAGTTTGCGCAGATCCAAGTTTTTCAGGCATGAAATCTATGCTGATTTCTTTATGCGGAGCTTGGGATTTATATGATCGTTCTCGCATTTTAAGAAACAGGGGTCTATATGCGGATGAATACGTAAATAATACCCCAGGTTTTTTTGATTGGATTCTTTCCTTTCGAGAAGCTTTGGTCAAAGAACAAAATGACATCGATCCTTTTGAAAGTGCGGAAGGTGCTTATTCTCTCGGGTATGTAGTACAAGCGCTTTTTATGCATAATGCTATTGGTAAAAAGAAATATGATCTTCTCCACCGAAAAGCGTATCAACGCGACTTGTACGAGCGATCACCGAGTCTTCAAGGTATCTCAAATGCTTATCTTTCTTCTCCTCTTATGCTGATTTATGAACTTGACCGCATACGGGATGACGTGATTGAGGAAGTAAAAAGTGGAACTCGAGAACATGTTGTACATTATGCACTTTCAAGTCTTGTGTATTCCTTGATTACAGCTGGTCGTATTCCTCGAACGAACGAACAGAAGTATGTTCGTCTTGCAGGTGCGCTTGAAATGTATCGCAGATCAGAAACGCTCCAAAATATTCCAGAGGATATTCTCAATGATGATAAGGCGCTCATAAAATATCTTGTTCGTTTTCGAGATAAAATTTCGATTGAGTGCATGCTTCAACTTGGAAAAGCTACTATTGATAAGTGGTTCGTCAGAGATGTGGAATGGCTTTCGCTCGCAACACTGCTTCATGCCCTCTATGCAGGACGAAAAATTACATCTGAAAAGAGATGGCTTTCACTTGTGAATTGGTATGGCACCAAGTTGGATTATTATTTGCATCGGCGTAAAAATTTAGATCCTGACATAGCAAAAGTGAAACAAGTCTGGAGTGCTCCAGGAAAAAAATTAGGTGCCCAACATATTGTTGACAGAAAAAAATTTACTGCCACCGATGATCCTGAGAGACCATTATCGTTAGCGTATTTTCAAGCAGTTGTTTCGAATGCTGTCTGGTTGAACGCTCTCCCTGATGGCTACACGCGCACGTTATTAAGTGGCGCCGAAATGGCAGCAAGCGTGGGCATGTCGTTGGATTTGCGCAAGTTTCCCAATATCGAAGAGAGGCTGATGCGTGCTGCAGTTTATGCTGCCAATTACCCCCAAGGTGCTAGACGAGAAGCGGTACTTGCCCTGGCCCACTTGAGAGAAGAGTTGGCAGCTCAAGATGTTTCACCTCAGCTGCTTGATGGCATTGACTTGATGATCGAAGGAAATCACGACGCCATCCCTTCGCAAGTGCAGATCCCACAAGCGCTTCCCGCAAGGCAAGTTGCAGCTGCTGGTGGCGGAATACCATGCTCCATTTCGCAGATGCCGTTAAATCCGCTCCCAATGGTCTTTTCCTCGGCCTCAGTTTTTAAACTTCCTGTCGTTGGAGGGATGAGTTTCTTTCGTATCATCTAAGGCAGTCATTCCAAAAGTGGAAAAATCTAAATTATTTTAAGTCCTTATGCGTCAACTAGGCGCGTCTAGGCTTTTGCTCCTTTGGCGATTATTCACGCAACAATTTCTGGCTTCTGCCGATAAGGAAAAGTCTTCGAGCCCAGTCTTTTTGCGGCTTCGGAGCCGGTGAATATATGATGAAAAAATACAGTTTCATTTTTTGTGCTCTTCTTTTTCTCTTTTCTTGTACCCAAGGTCAGGAAAAGCGCGCTGGCAGTGGTGTGTCGCCTGATGAAGTTTCCACTCCAAATACTTCACTTAGCATTACAGATGAATCTGAACTTATCACCGGCCCACTTGCCATTTCACGCGTTGGCGATGTCTTGCTGCAAAATGATAAAATAAAAGTAGTCATTCAAAAGCCAGGAAAAGATACCGGTCTTGGAAGTTTTGGCGGAAGTATTATTGATGCGGTTCCGCTGGGAAGTAAAAGCGGTGATCACTTCGGCGAAATTTTTCCGTTGGTGAATGTGGAGTGGACGGTTAATTACTACAAGTACAAGGTTATAGAAGATGGCGACAGAAAAGTGCTTCGTGCTTTTGGTCGTATTGATGTCTATGACTACCTGGATATTGATTTTGTTGCCTCAGCGGCCGATGCCCTTGTGGGGCAAAAGCTTGGGTACGCTCATCGCTTCGATGACAGAAGTGATCCCTTCGATATTTACGATGACCTCAAAGGTTTAGATACTGAAGTGGTAACAGATTACATTCTTCCCGCTGGGAAAAAGTATGTGATCATGAAAACCACGTACAAAAATAATGGCAAGCAAGCGGTAAAACTTCCTTTGGGTGAATTTGTAAATGGCTCGGGTTCTCTTTCGGAGCTTATTCCTGGTTTGGGATATTCGCCCGACTTGACAGCGCAAATTGGTGGGCACACTCCAGCGCTTATTTATTCTGGCATGGATGGCATCGATGTTTCGTACGGATATTTTTATGATCCAGCTCCTTTCATTGATCCCAAAACAAAAGAAATGCGATCCACCGCATCGCTAAGCTATTCGGGCCTTACCGCCGTGTTGTTTGGTGAAGAATTTTTGAAAATTTTTCCTCTTGGTTCAAGTACGCCGCCAGACATTCATTTTTCTCTTTCTGCCGGCGAAGAAAAAACGCTCACACGTTATTTTGTGGTTGGTGATGGCTCGGCGGGTTCAGTGCTGGATGCTGGACTTGAAGCGCTTGGTGTAAAAACAAATCCCATTCAGGGAAAAGTAGTGGATGCAAATGGAAATGCGGTTGAGAATGCGACGGTTGCCATCAAAAATAAAGGTGGTGCAACGGTTGTTACTTATCGCAGTGATAGCAACGGAAGTTTTTCAGGTTTGCTTCCCACTGGTGAAGATGCGTTGAGCAAAAGTTTTGGAAAAGGGCAGTACACGGTTGAAGTGTATAAAGAAGGATTTCACTTAAATGGTTCAAGCAGTTCTGGCGAGTGCACACCTTCCGATCTTGATTTGAAGCTTTTTGCAAAAGTGGAATGTGTGCTTGGCGAAAGTTCAAGTATTGTTTTCAGCAATGCAATCACCGACGGCAGAAGCCCACTGGTTGCGCGTCTTACGATTGTGGGTGAAGATCCAAGCCCCAATGTGAGCAATGGAAAAGGCGTTTTCTACGACAATGATTTGTTAAGCAGGCCTTTTGGAATTGTGGACATCAAGTATATTACTGCAAAAGGAACAATAGCATTGAGTAATGAAAACAGTTTTCAGCTTGAACCTGGAACGTATCGTTTCATTTTTTCTCACGGCCCCGAATACGATATCCACGATGAACAGATAACGCTTGCAGCAGGCGAGACACATGAGTTTTCGGACATTGTTTTAAAACGTTTGATTGCAACGCCAAATTATATTTCCTCCGATTTCCATGTGCATGGTATTCACAGTCCAGACTCTGCTTTCACCGAAGAACGCCGAGTGCTTTCTGCTGCGGCTGAAGGCTTGGATATTTTGCAGTCTTCCGATCACGATTATCTTACCGATTATAACCGTGCTTATCGCGCGTTGATTGCTTCAGGTGAAGTGGCGGCAAACTCAATGCAGACTGCTGTTGGCGACGAGATCACTCCAAATCAATATGGACATCTTCACGCTTTTCCGTTGGAGCATCATGCGGAAGATGTTGCGGGTGGAGCGCTTGATTGGTCGTATTCCCCACGCGATGAAATTTCAACTTCGCCAGATTATGCCATGACGGTGGATGAAATTATTGAAGCGGTCAGAAAAGATCCTGGCGAAGAAGTGCTGCAAATAAATCACATTATGGATAGCCCCAGTGGCTTGTTGGTAGCGGCGGGGTGGGTAACAAGCCCGTTTTACCGAGAGAGTTTTTCAGTTGATCCTCTTACAACTTACGCAAACCCAGTAGAGCGACGTTTGCCTGCAGTGGGTGTAGCCAGTGCGTATCCGTTTCCCTTTTCTGGAAATGGACTTATTTCAAATAAGTTTAACGCCATTGAATTGGAAGTGGGAGGGAACATCAACAATTTGCAAAGTTTCTATAGGTCTGCGCTTCCAAGCTGGTTTAATTTACTCAATGTGGGAATGTTACTCACAGCAACAGCTGATTCAGACAGCCATAGCGAGAAGAACCCTTTGGGCTTGCCTCGCAATTATATTCTTTCTTCGGTTGATCCCAAAGATGATGGCAAGCAGTACGAAAATATTGATTTGGAAGAATACGCCTTCAACATCAACGAAGGCAGGGTGATTGTTTCTGCAGGGCCATACATTTCCATGAAGGTAATGAGCGAAGATGGAAATGAATATCACGTTGGTGATACCGCAAAGGGGAAACAAGTTGAGATTGAGATTGAAGTGCAATCTCCAAGCTGGGCCTGGTTTGATACGGTGGAAATTTATGCCAACACCGAACCAGTTCCCGTGGACGACGAAACAGGAACACCGTTTGAAGGAGTGGCCGCTGATCCTGCAGATTTTTATCAGCCGTATCGTGTGCCGCAATACAGTTATCGGCCCACGAAAAGTTTTCGCGTGATTGATCAGAGCCTCGAAAGTTGGAAAGAGGCAGATGGCGTGATTACCGCAAGTGTTCGCACTTCTTTAACCGTGACGGAAGATACTTGGTTTGTAGTGCTCGTTCGCGGAACCAAAGAAACAGAAGGCTACCGCTCTCTTTTCCCCGTTTTGCCTCAGGCCCTTCTGGATGACGAAAAAAGTGTAAATGATTTAGATCCGCTTGATCTTGAAGCCGTGTATCAACACGAAAATGTTGGAGCCTCAGCCTGGGCGCTTACCAACCCGGTTTACATCGATCTTGAGGGCGATGGCTTTGAAGCCAAGTACCAACACCTTCGTTCACCCTTTTAAGTAAATTGTATACTTTCTGTCTAATCACCTCATTTTAAAAGGAATTTTGAGCATCAACCTTTTTTCTTTCACTTTCAAAACAAATGATTGATATATAAAACAATCGGTCTATATAGCCACCGATTTCGTCAACATTTTCGTTTTTATGAAGGAGTAAGTTTTATTATGTTTCGGTTTTCTCCAGGTGTACGTCCTCCTGTTTCGCTTCATTACGTCAGTCCGGTGAGGTTTCCATCTTTTAGTAACTCAGGATTCTGGACGTGCTGCAGCGAGATCACTACGCTTAGTTCCTGCATCAAGACACAGACAGCACCTAAGCCTTCACTTCCTCCAGCTCCACAACAGCCACAAGCAGGATCGTTTTGGACAGGTTATGCAAAAGGTACGGCTGTGGCGGCGGCTGGTATTGGTGGAGTAGCTCTTGGAACATGGGAAACCACTTCAGATGCGCTTTCGCTTTTTGCGACACGACTTGGTGATCAAATGGGAGCATATCCGCTTGAATTTACAGGAACATATTTAGGAATGGCAGCCTTAGTCCTTTCGCTTGAAGTGTATCGAAGACATAAAGCAGAAACATCTCATGAAGCGTCGTTGTGGAAAAAAACACCAGACGTGGGAAAAAGCGTGATGTTCACGAGTGCCGCTTTTGCATTAGGAGAACTTGCATCTCATCTTCTTCAAGGTGAAGGTGTTCATTCTTCTCAGTTTGCGGATGTCTATGGCGATATTGTAGCAGTAGGTTTATTTATTGCGTTTGTTCAAGCGGTTGATTGTGCCTGCGAAAAAATAAAAGGCAAATATGAACAAGCTTCGCTCAGTTTTCTGCTTTCGAGTTCGTTACTGGCAATCACATGGCTTCCCCGATTCCTTTGTTTGTTTGATGATACAGCGCTTGTGGTTGCGCGACTTCAACGGGAAGGAGTTTATGCAACCCTCAGCGATTCACTCCGCCACTTTTTTTCTTCTTGAAGCGAAAGAGGCTTGAGCTTTTTGCGAAAGTCTTTACAGTTGGGCGATGACAAAAAGACATTTCTTTTGGGTTCTTAGTTTTTTTCTGCTCACTTTTTTTTCATTCTCTGCATCGGCCGCAAGTTATGATCCCAAGCTGCATTGGAAGACAGCAAGCACAGAACATTTTCATCTCAATTATCCAGAAACGGTAGAACAAAGTACGGTTCATCTTTCGGCGAAATATTTTGAAGAAGCCTACAGCTTGCACACCAAAACCTTCAACTGGAAACCTCGCGGAAAAGTAGAAGTGGTTCTCATCGATAACACCGATGAGGCCAATGGACTCACTTCCATCCTGCCGTACAACTGGATTATTTTGTATGTGGTTGCGCCGCGTGCAGAATCTACGCTTTCCAATTATAACAACTGGCTTCGCTTGCTCATTTTTCATGAGTTTGCACACACGGTTCACTTAGACGCGGTGGCGGGAATGTGGCGTCCCGTGCGCTTTATCTTGGGGCAGACAGCAGCGCCAAATGGGATGCAGCCAGTGTGGATTAAAGAAGGCTTGGCTACTTATCTTGAAAGCACGCGCACTGGAAAGGGCAGGGCAAATGCAAGCCTCACCGAAATGATGGTGCGCACGGCTGTGCTTGAACAACGTTTTCCAAAAATAAGTGAAGCCGATGGCTTTCAATGGGAATGGCCCAGCTATAATTTGGCGTACTTGTTTGGTGTAGAGTTTGTGGAGTATTTGGCAAATACTTATGGCGAAGAAAAGATTGTAGCCTTTACCGAGCGCACGCGAAGATCGCCTGTTTTTTTCATGATCAACCGGCATGCGAAAAAAGTTTTTGGCAAAACGTTTTATCAGCTTTGGAAAGATTGGGAGAAAAGTTTAGAAATAAAGTATGCTGAGTTTCTCAATCCAAATACTTCATTTACGTCAAGCTTTTCACTTCATACAAAAGAAAAAGACGAACAACAAGAAGCTCCAAGCATTTCTCCAGATGGACAGCTAATAGCTTATGCATCTACTTCTCCGCATCATGGCAATGAAATTAAAATTCTGAATCTCAAGACGAAAAAAATCACAAAGTTTGCTGTGCAACACGAAGCAACTCAAATGGCTTGGACTCCCGACAGTTCAAAAATTATTTACTCCGCACTTCAACGACATAAACGTTACAATCGTTTTTTTGATTTGTGGGAATATGATGTGAAAAGCAAAAAACACAAACGGCTTACAAGTGGTATGAGAGCAAGAGATCCTGTTGTGAGCCCTGATGGAAAAGAAATTTTATTTGTGCGAGGTGATGAACGAGGTGACAATCTTTATGTTTATACTCTTGAAACCCGTAAAGCAAAACTCTTTACAAAAGAAACATTGAATCATGTTCAGCTGTCGCGGCCAAGTTGGTCAAAGAAAAATAATCTCATTGCTGTTTCGGTCCATCGCTTGGAAGAAGGATGGAAAATGTATCTTCTCAACCCCAAAACAAAATCTTTCGCCCGCATAAGCAAGTCTGTTGCGGATGAGCGAGATGCTTCTTGGCAAGAAAATGGAGAAAAGCTTTTTTATATTTCCGATGCAAAAGGCATTTTCAATCTTTTTGTCTACGATGCTAAGCATCAAAGCATTGCTCAAGCATCGCATCTTAAAACAGGAATCTTTAGCCCAAGTTCTGCCGATGGAAAAACAGTGTATGCACAAGTGTACAATGCCGATGGCTACGAACTTCAGCAGTTGGCAGTAGAGCATTCAACGCAACGGCCTGCGTTGCAAAAAAATCTCTCGTGGACTGATTTGAAGAGCAAAAAAACTGAAACAGAAAATGAAGAAAGTGTTGTTCTAAAAGAAGGAAAATATTCTTCATTTGGAAAATCACTTTTCCTTCCTCGTTTTATTGTTCCCATTGCTTTTTATACCGGGGAAACCTTTATTGCTGGTGGATTTACGGGCGGAACGGATATTTTAAACCGGCACGCATGGCAAGCCGGTGGCACTTATCGCTTCGATGCAAAGCATCCAGGCTATTTTGCAAATTATAGTTACAATCGCTTTCGTCCCATTTTTGGTTTTGGCATTCAAGACAGTGTGGTGTATTACGGAAATGTTTTTTTTCCCAATACGGCAAGAGTAGTGCAATACTTTGAGGAGCGCCGTAATAGTTATGCCTATGTTGCCTTTCCCATTAAGAGACATTCTTTTTCAACGACTTATTTTTACGAAGATAGATTTCCACAGTCAAATCTCACTGCGGCTGAAGCTTCGTTGTTAACGACGGGAA encodes:
- the ald gene encoding alanine dehydrogenase yields the protein MIIGVPKEIKVKETRVALTPEGARLLVEKGHKVFVETHAGKLSGFSNARYESAGASICETAAEVWKNAELIVKVKEPLEQEYQYFRDNLNLFTFLHLASVPPLADALCKYGVTSIGYETVECKDNSLPLLIPMSEVAGRVGAQVGTTLLHRVHGGKGLLLGGVTGTKKGCVVVLGGGHAGLNAAEVAAGIGAQTVVLDVKEEKLKYIEEKYKGKILAIKSSAEAIAEWTAKADLLIGAVLVTGDKAPHLLCRSHLKAMEEGSVIVDIAIDQGGCVETSRPTSHEEPTFVEEGIIHYCVTNMPALTPRTSTEALTKATFPYVLELANRGISEALEQNEALGKGLQTKAGKVTLPVLEKLFPHLAL